From a region of the Phaseolus vulgaris cultivar G19833 chromosome 6, P. vulgaris v2.0, whole genome shotgun sequence genome:
- the LOC137832523 gene encoding protein IQ-DOMAIN 9-like encodes MGSHWFKTIISLRKSKKGRSKKAKGILAQEKLNASKSDNYTGKESSDLANGIKSENLVSPGVSVETIAATRIQTAFRAYKARKALRRMKGFSKLKILTEGFTVTKQASAAITYLHSWSKIQGEIRDRRICMVTEDRIRRKKLESQLKLEAKLHDLEVEWSGGSETMEEILGKIHQREEAAVKRERAMAYAFSHQWRANSSQSQVLGSYEVSKANWGWSWKERWIAARPWESRISSLSVTPEKAQHKQPNKVEKDKNASTPKTPVSVKPPLAIAKGPPPSANAKGNSKARRLSYPPTAQKTVVQGVQ; translated from the exons ATGGGTTCACATTGGTTTAAGACAATAATTAGCTTAAGAAAATCAAAGAAAGGCCGATCAAAGAAAGCAAAG GGtatcttagctcaagagaaactAAATGCATCAAAGTCAGACAATTATACTGGAAAAGAGTCTAGTGATTTAGCAAATGGTATTAAAAGTGAAAACCTTGTCTCACCTGGGGTGTCAGTTGAAACTATTGCTGCAACAAGGATCCAGACTGCATTCCGAGCTTATAAG GCTAGAAAGGCTTTACGTCGCATGAAAGGATTTTCAAAACTGAAGATCCTAACAGAAGGTTTCACTGTTACAAAGCAAGCCAGTGCAGCTATAACATATCTTCACTCATGGAGCAAGATACAAGGTGAGATCAGAGATCGTCGAATATGTATGGTAACAGAAGACAGGATCAGGAGGAAGAAACTAGAGTCTCAATTAAAACTGGAAGCAAAACTTCATGATCTGGAG GTTGAATGGTCTGGTGGTTCTGAAACCATGGAGGAAATCCTTGGAAAGATACATCAGAGGGAAGAAGCAGCAGTTAAGCGCGAAAGAGCCATGGCATATGCCTTTTCCCATCAG TGGAGGGCCAACTCTAGTCAGAGCCAAGTGCTTGGTAGTTATGAAGTTAGCAAGGCTAATTGGGGTTGGAGCTGGAAGGAACGGTGGATTGCTGCTCGACCTTGGGAAAGCCGTATCTCCAGTTTATCTGTCACCCCAGAGAAAGCTCAACATAAGCAACCAAACAAGGTTGAGAAGGATAAGAACGCATCAACACCAAAAACTCCAGTCTCAGTTAAACCTCCTTTAGCCATTGCAAAAGGGCCTCCTCCTTCTGCCAATGCAAAAGGCAATTCAAAAGCTAGGAGATTATCTTATCCACCAACTGCCCAGAAAACTGTGGTTCAAGGAGTGCAATGA
- the LOC137832520 gene encoding magnesium-chelatase subunit ChlI, chloroplastic, with translation MASTTLGTSSIALLPSRYFSSSSKPSVHTLSLTSGRKFYGGIGIHGIKGRSQFSVSSVATEVNSVEQNPRVAAKESQRPVYPFAAIVGQDEMKLCLLLNVIDPKIGGVMIMGDRGTGKSTTVRSLVDLLPEIKVVSGDPYNSDPVDPEFMGVEVRERVLQGEELSVVLTKINMVDLPLGATEDRVCGTIDIEKALTEGVKAFEPGLLAKANRGILYVDEVNLLDDHLVDVLLDSAASGWNTVEREGISISHPARFILIGSGNPEEGELRPQLLDRFGMHAQVGTVRDAELRVKIVEERGRFDKNPKEFRDTYKAEQDKLQDQITSARSILSSVQIDQDLKVKISRVCAELNVDGLRGDIVTNRAAKALAALKGRDKVSTEDIATVIPNCLRHRLRKDPLESIDSGLLVTEKFYEVFS, from the exons ATGGCGTCCACCACGTTGGGCACTTCTTCAATTGCTCTTCTGCCTTCTCGCtatttctcttcttcttccaagCCTTCCGTTCACACTCTCTCTCTAACCTCAG GGCGGAAGTTTTATGGAGGAATCGGAATTCACGGAATAAAGGGAAGGTCTCAGTTCTCAGTTTCCAGTGTTGCCACTGAAGTTAACTCTGTAGAACAG AATCCGAGAGTTGCTGCTAAAGAAAGCCAAAGACCAGTATACCCGTTTGCTGCCATAGTTGGACAGGATGAGATGAAACTCTGTCTCCTCCTTAATGTGATTGATCCTAAGATTGGAGGCGTCATGATCATGGGGGACAGGGGAACAGGGAAATCCACAACGGTTCGGTCATTGGTTGATTTACTTCCCGAAATCAAGGTTGTTTCTGGTGACCCCTATAACTCAGACCCAGTAGATCCAGAATTCATGGGTGTTGAAGTGAGAGAGCGTGTACTGCAAGGAGAGGAACTTTCTGTGGTCTTGACCAAAATTAACATGGTTGATTTACCATTGGGAGCTACAGAAGATAGAGTGTGCGGCACAATTGACATTGAGAAAGCTCTGACTGAGGGTGTCAAGGCATTTGAGCCTGGACTACTGGCTAAAGCTAATAGGGGAATCCTATATGTTGATGAAGTTAACCTTTTGGATGATCACTTGGTGGATGTGTTGTTAGATTCTGCTGCATCCGGTTGGAACACAGTGGAGAGAGAGGGAATTTCTATCTCACATCCTGCACGGTTTATCCTAATTGGCTCGGGCAACCCTGAAGAAGGGGAACTCCGGCCACAGCTGTTGGATAGGTTTGGAATGCATGCTCAAGTTGGAACTGTTAGGGATGCTGAACTCAGAGTGAAGATTGTGGAGGAGAGAGGTCGATTTGACAAGAACCCAAAGGAGTTTCGTGATACGTACAAAGCTGAGCAAGACAAGCTCCAGGACCAAATTACCTCAGCAAGGAGTATTCTTTCTTCTGTTCAAATTGATCAAGATCTCAAGGTGAAAATCTCCAGGGTGTGTGCAGAATTGAATGTGGATGGACTTAGAGGAGATATTGTAACAAATAGGGCTGCAAAAGCTCTTGCTGCTCTGAAGGGAAGAGACAAAGTAAGTACAGAAGATATTGCTACTGTCATTCCCAACTGCTTGAGACACCGTCTTAGAAAGGATCCCTTGGAATCAATAGACTCAGGTTTACTTGTCACTGAGAAATTTTATGAGGTTTTCAGCTGA
- the LOC137832522 gene encoding nudix hydrolase 15, mitochondrial-like produces the protein MDCSNSNGGSKRLLDLAQRLRLYKPPLLPEDILDGVMEEKVVSESITSIAQNTEELRYKRAAVLICIFEGDAGDLRVLLTKRSSKLSTYSGEVALPGGKAEEGDKDDKDTAKREAMEEIGLDPELVDVVTVLEPFFSKYLMRVVPVIGILHDKKAFKAVLNPAEVEAVFDAPLEMFLKDENRSEKKMQWMGENYLIHLFDYEMEHKKFLIWGLTAGILIRAASLVYQRPPAFMEQNPKFKLPRDSTV, from the exons ATGGATTGTTCAAACTCCAATGGAGGATCAAAGAGGCTTCTGGACTTGGCCCAACGGCTCCGCCTTTACAAGCCCCCACTACTACCTGAAGATATTTTGGATGGCGTCATGGAAGAGAAGGTTGTATCAGAATCAATCACCTCAATTGCTCAAAACACAGAAGAACTCAGATACAAGAGAGCTGCTGTTTTGATCTGCATCTTTGAAGGAGATGCTGGGGATCTCAGAGTGCTACTCACCAAACGCTCTTCCAAGCTCTCCACTTACTCGG GTGAAGTGGCCTTGCCTGGCGGGAAAGCGGAGGAAGGGGACAAGGATGATAAGGACACAGCAAAAAGAGAGGCAATGGAGGAAATTGGGTTGGACCCTGAACTTGTCGATGTTGTTACTGTTCTTGAACCATTTTTCTCTAAG TACCTCATGAGAGTGGTTCCTGTGATTGGCATTCTTCATGACAAGAAGGCATTCAAAGCTGTTCTGAATCCTGCTGAAGTAGAAGCTGTATTTGATGCACCTTTAGAAATGTTTCTCAAG GATGAAAACAGGAGCGAGAAGAAGATGCAATGGATGGGAGAGAATTATCTGATACATTTGTTTGACTATGAAATGGAGCATAAGAAATTCCTAATATGGGGTTTAACTGCTGGGATCTTAATAAGAGCAGCATCACTTGTGTACCAACGACCACCAGCTTTCATGGAGCAGAATCCTAAGTTCAAGCTTCCTCGGGATTCAACTGTGTAA
- the LOC137832524 gene encoding RING-H2 finger protein ATL39-like, with protein MGSKEKHDEESLSVGLKLMLAAALSLLSMILFIIIFHFSVKYFIRRQQRRRQNDLLYQITTQITPIDVSSVEPCNSGLEPSIIASLPKLLYSQTEQFKKGEVIECSVCLATITEDAVTRVLPNCKHIFHVDCVDKWFSSNTTCPICRTVADPKVAPEEHDHLATRVHQVQPTAPPAVSGDEVEDGDEMEKVGCSGLRIGSFHRMVSNRERSGRTQSCDESTIDIGRH; from the coding sequence ATGGGCTCTAAGGAAAAGCATGACGAGGAATCACTTAGTGTAGGCCTGAAGTTGATGCTAGCAGCAGCTCTCTCTTTACTTAGTATGATCTTGTTCATCATCATCTTCCATTTCAGTGTCAAATATTTCATCAGACGCCAACAGAGGAGACGCCAAAACGACCTTCTTTACCAGATCACCACTCAAATAACACCAATTGATGTGAGTTCTGTGGAGCCATGCAACTCTGGACTGGAACCTTCGATCATAGCCTCTCTGCCTAAACTTTTGTACAGCCAAACGGAACAGTTCAAGAAAGGTGAAGTCATAGAGTGTTCGGTTTGCCTTGCCACTATTACAGAGGATGCAGTTACTAGAGTGCTACCAAATTGTAAGCACATTTTTCATGTTGATTGTGTCGATAAATGGTTTAGTTCTAACACCACATGCCCAATTTGCCGCACTGTGGCTGACCCAAAGGTGGCACCAGAAGAACATGATCATTTGGCCACAAGGGTCCACCAAGTGCAACCCACAGCACCACCTGCTGTGAGTGGTGATGAGGTAGAAGATGGTGATGAAATGGAGAAGGTGGGGTGTTCTGGTTTGAGAATAGGATCTTTCCATAGGATGGTCAGTAACAGGGAAAGATCAGGGAGGACTCAAAGTTGTGATGAATCTACAATAGATATAGGAAGACACTGA
- the LOC137832521 gene encoding nudix hydrolase 15, mitochondrial-like — translation MSANRASSRLQALINHIQCSYSAPTNPNILDKPVVLRKIAAVLICVFEGGDGSLRVILTKRSSSLSTHSGEVALPGGKREEGDADDVQTALREAKEEIGLDPSLVSVITPLQPFHTTYGVTIVPVLGVLTNKDAFSPILNSAEVEEIFDVPLEIFLKNDNRRAEEREWMKEKYLSHYFDYEVGNKKYVIWAITASILIWTATLLLQRFPDFLEQRPAIWGGMTEGDKIILQNISKSK, via the exons ATGAGTGCAAACAGAGCTTCATCGAGATTACAGGCTTTGATAAATCACATCCAGTGTTCGTATTCCGCTCCCACCAACCCCAACATTTTGGATAAACCCGTCGTTTTGAGGAAGATAGCGGCAGTTCTGATCTGTGTCTTCGAAGGCGGCGATGGGAGTCTCCGGGTAATCCTCACCAAGCGCTCTTCCTCTCTCTCCACCCATTCCG GTGAAGTGGCTTTGCCAGGTGGCAAGAGGGAAGAAGGCGATGCTGACGATGTACAAACAGCGTTGAGAGAGGCCAAGGAGGAAATTGGCTTGGACCCTTCTCTTGTTTCTGTCATTACTCCTCTCCAACCCTTCCATACTACG TATGGTGTCACCATAGTACCTGTGCTTGGAGTACTCACCAACAAGGATGCATTTTCGCCAATTTTAAATTCAGCTGAAGTAGAAGAAATATTTGATGTTCCATTGGAGATATTCCTCAAG AATGATAACAGAAGAGCTGAGGAAAGAGAATGGATGAAGGAGAAGTATCTTTCACATTATTTTGATTATGAGGTTGGGAATAAGAAGTATGTGATATGGGCTATAACTGCTTCAATCCTAATTTGGACGGCTACTCTTTTACTTCAGCGCTTCCCTGATTTTCTAGAACAGAGGCCTGCAATATGGGGAGGGATGACTGAAGGTGACAAGATCATACTGCAGAATATTTCCAAGTCCAAATAA